In a genomic window of Amblyomma americanum isolate KBUSLIRL-KWMA chromosome 4, ASM5285725v1, whole genome shotgun sequence:
- the LOC144128010 gene encoding uncharacterized protein LOC144128010, which yields MAGAERGALYRVRGFDSGLNWRPTRFADDVSQYRTCHMCRVLPRRTALLPCQHSLCEPCHGSLLKDGRGACPIDGEAFEENECHMFDVPVRKVENLKAHCWNEDRGCNFVGNLQAVLQHFEEQCGFHEVACPRCGDGVLNGDLPPRYEPGCSHGKPLATPDTDSRQGSAAALSDVSAELQEIKEHLKEPLEAHHAHEGATVRAMVLDLGTGINELVQQTPNAELTQALGKFLATFNEARQAQQSTCSSAQQEHCAAGRSPASGESEVHEPSVQPRQENTHDLQNLEGIVGGVVGCLEEILQCVRLQLAPSGKPFVIVEQVHKCVHKPSPLEMMEKRRAHFLLTVRHANKLSKNGEFGSSVSAEVRACRRKQACFTVRIGTQGQYPRLEVAFISSDSCEAPHLAKAITVQLRKCGSYYNLPEDYGFVSAAPWRFRQFYVNPIVCHWWQAVVHDALVFDVTVEE from the exons ATGGCGGGAGCGGAGCGAGGAGCTCTGTATCGAGTGCGAGGCTTCGACAGCGGCCTCAATTGGCGACCGACGCGATTCGCCGACGACGTGTCTCAGTACCGCACATGCCACATGTGTCGTGTGCTTCCAAGAAGAACGGCGCTGTTGCCTTGTCAACATTCCTTGTGCGAGCCGTGTCATGGAAGCCTGCTCAAAGATGGCCGAGGAGCTTGTCCGATAGACGGGGAGGCATTCGAAGAGAACGAGTGTCACATGTTCGACGTGCCTGTTAGGAAAGTGGAGAACTTGAAG GCACACTGCTGGAACGAAGACCGTGGCTGCAACTTCGTGGGCAACCTGCAAGCTGTACTGCAGCACTTCGAGGAACAATGCGGTTTCCATGAAGTCGCTTGTCCACGGTGTGGCGACGGCGTGCTGAACGGAGACCTGCCGCCCCGCTACGAGCCCGGATGCAGCCATGGGAAGCCTTTGGCGACACCAGACACAGATTCACGGCAAGGGAGCGCCGCTGCTCTTAGTgatgtctccgccgagctccaGGAAATCAAGGAGCACTTGAAGGAACCTTTGGAAGCGCATCACGCTCACGAAGGGGCGACTGTGCGGGCCATGGTGCTGGACCTTGGGACTGGCATCAACGAGCTCGTGCAACAGACTCCGAACGCCGAGTTGACGCAGGCCCTTGGCAAATTTTTGGCCACGTTCAATGAAGCCCGCCAAGCGCAGCAGAGCACATGTTCTTCCGCACAGCAGGAACACTGTGCGGCCGGAAGAAGCCCAGCTTCTGGAGAGTCGGAAGTACATGAGCCGTCAGTGCAACCGCGCCAGGAAAACACCCACGACCTTCAAAACTTGGAAGGCATTGTTGGTGGTGTTGTCGGCTGCCTGGAAGAGATTCTTCAGTGCGTACGCTTGCAGCTGGCGCCTTCGGGGAAGCCATTCGTCATAGTGGAGCAGGTGCATAAATGTGTGCACAAGCCGAGCCCGTTAGAGATGATGGAGAAAAGGAGGGCACATTTTCTTCTGACTGTGCGTCACGCTAACAAACTCTCTAAGAACGGAGAGTTCGGTAGCTCTGTATCCGCTGAGGTGAGGGCGTGCCGCAGGAAGCAGGCGTGTTTCACGGTTCGCATTGGAACTCAGGGACAGTATCCACGTCTGGAAGTTGCGTTTATTTCGAGCGACTCGTGTGAAGCCCCCCATCTTGCAAAAGCTATCACAGTGCAGCTTAGGAAATGCGGATCTTATTATAACTTGCCGGAAGATTATGGGTTTGTCTCTGCTGCTCCCTGGCGCTTTCGGCAATTTTATGTCAACCCAATAGTGTGCCATTGGTGGCAAGCTGTAGTTCACGATGCGCTCGTCTTTGACGTCACAGTAGAGGAGTGA
- the LOC144128011 gene encoding uncharacterized protein LOC144128011, which translates to MAGVERGALYRVRGFASGLNWRPTRFADDVSQYRTCHMCRVLPRRTALLPCQHSLCEPCHGSLLKDGRGACPIDGEAFEENECHMVDVPVRKVENLKAHCWNEDRGCNFVGNLQAVLQHFEEQCGFHEVACPRCGDSVLNGDLPPRYEPGCSHEKPLATPDTDSRQGSAAGLSDVSAELREINMPLNEPLAAHHAHEGATVLDMLLDLETGINELVEVTQMHDNSILSFDDEIEE; encoded by the exons ATGGCGGGAGTGGAGCGAGGAGCTCTGTATCGAGTGCGAGGCTTTGCCAGCGGCCTCAATTGGCGACCGACGCGATTCGCCGACGACGTGTCTCAGTACCGCACATGCCACATGTGTCGTGTGCTTCCAAGAAGAACGGCGCTGTTGCCTTGTCAACATTCCTTGTGCGAGCCGTGTCATGGAAGCCTGCTCAAAGATGGCCGAGGAGCTTGTCCTATAGACGGGGAGGCATTCGAAGAGAACGAGTGCCACATGGTCGACGTGCCTGTCAGGAAAGTGGAGAACTTGAAG GCACACTGCTGGAACGAAGACCGTGGCTGCAACTTCGTGGGCAACCTGCAAGCTGTACTGCAGCACTTCGAGGAGCAATGCGGTTTCCATGAAGTCGCTTGTCCACGGTGTGGCGACAGCGTGCTGAACGGAGACCTGCCGCCCCGCTACGAGCCCGGATGCAGCCATGAGAAGCCTTTGGCGACACCAGACACAGATTCACGGCAAGGGAGCGCCGCTGGTCTTAGTGATGTCTCCGCCGAGTTGCGGGAAATCAACATGCCCTTGAACGAACCCTTGGCAGCACATCACGCTCACGAAGGGGCGACTGTGCTGGACATGTTGCTGGACCTTGAGACTGGCATAAACGAGCTCGTGGAAGTGACGCAAATGCACGACAATTCTATCCTTTCCTTTGACGACGAAATAGAGGAGTGA
- the LOC144128012 gene encoding uncharacterized protein LOC144128012 — protein MDIMLRHYETECQFHTVECPQCGDAVLHNQLAAHNVAGCIGGNPSTAGDEDSRLTVHTVRAALEELKTMVRNPLQDQLPALQSQMNTLIEGSRNDTANLLETVRSLTRSADTIKAEVTQIAGNLATTLAEVQRSREGSEEATGGISGASDSAESIPWRKEKKLILRKLEMLAGCPLIDIGALQDSTFLDTRLALISESSPQPPTTHRLSATEYLS, from the coding sequence ATGGACATCATGCTCCGACACTATGAGACCGAATGCCAGTTCCACACCGTGGAGTGTCCGCAGTGCGGAGACGCAGTGTTACACAATCAGCTTGCCGCTCACAACGTGGCCGGATGCATAGGCGGCAATCCCTCAACCGCCGGAGACGAAGACAGCAGGCTTACTGTGCATACCGTCAGAGCAGCCTTGGAGGAACTGAAAACCATGGTGAGAAATCCGCTTCAAGACCAGCTGCCCGCACTCCAGAGTCAAATGAACACACTCATCGAGGGGTCGAGGAATGACACCGCGAATTTGCTGGAAACCGTTCGTTCGCTCACTCGCTCTGCAGACACCATAAAGGCCGAAGTGACGCAAATCGCCGGCAACCTGGCCACGACGCTGGCGGAAGTCCAGCGATCTCGGGAAGGTTCAGAAGAAGCCACAGGCGGCATTTCTGGTGCTTCTGACTCAGCAGAGTCTATACCGTGGCGCAAAGAGAAGAAACTCATTCTTCGCAAGCTGGAAATGTTAGCAGGGTGCCCACTGATTGATATAGGTGCTCTACAAGACAGCACTTTTTTGGACACACGGCTGGCACTCATCAGTGAAAGCTCACCCCAGCCGCCTACTACGCATAGGCTGTCTGCCACTGAATACCTGTCATAA